A window from Pseudomonas frederiksbergensis encodes these proteins:
- a CDS encoding SMP-30/gluconolactonase/LRE family protein has translation MQAELIVDARNAVGECPVWVPEENALYWVDIPAGGLQRWSAETGHVHAWRAPQMLACIARHRDGGWVAGMESGFFHLHPHNDGSLDSNLLAPVEHARTDMRLNDGRCDRQGRFWAGSMVLNMGANAADGALYRYSAGQHGPLEVQLGGFIVPNGLGFSPDGRTMYLSDSHPLVQQIWAFDYDTDSGTPSNRRLFVDMHQFAGRPDGAAVDAEGCYWICANDAGLIHRFTPDGRLDRSLAVPVKKPSMCAFGGSRLDTLFVTSIRPGDDHDEQSLAGGVFALDPGVKGLPEPLFNDC, from the coding sequence ATGCAAGCCGAATTGATCGTCGATGCCCGCAACGCAGTCGGTGAATGCCCGGTCTGGGTGCCCGAGGAAAACGCCCTGTATTGGGTCGATATTCCTGCCGGTGGACTTCAGCGCTGGAGCGCCGAAACCGGCCATGTCCACGCCTGGAGAGCACCGCAGATGCTTGCCTGCATTGCACGTCACCGCGATGGCGGTTGGGTTGCAGGGATGGAAAGCGGGTTCTTTCACCTGCACCCGCATAACGATGGCAGCCTCGACAGCAATCTCCTGGCGCCGGTCGAACACGCCCGCACAGACATGCGCCTGAACGACGGTCGCTGCGATCGTCAGGGGCGTTTCTGGGCCGGCAGCATGGTGCTGAACATGGGCGCCAACGCTGCCGACGGCGCGCTTTACCGCTACAGCGCCGGGCAACACGGGCCGCTCGAGGTGCAACTCGGCGGGTTTATCGTGCCCAACGGTCTGGGTTTCAGCCCGGACGGGCGGACGATGTACCTGTCTGACTCTCATCCTCTGGTCCAGCAAATCTGGGCCTTCGATTACGACACCGACAGTGGCACACCGTCCAACCGACGGCTGTTTGTCGACATGCATCAGTTCGCTGGTCGTCCCGATGGCGCAGCGGTCGATGCCGAAGGCTGCTACTGGATTTGCGCCAATGACGCCGGGTTGATTCACCGTTTCACTCCCGACGGCCGGCTGGACCGTTCCCTCGCCGTGCCGGTGAAAAAACCAAGCATGTGCGCCTTCGGCGGCAGTCGCCTGGACACCCTGTTCGTAACCTCGATCCGACCCGGCGACGACCATGACGAACAGTCACTGGCCGGCGGTGTGTTCGCCCTAGATCCCGGCGTCAAAGGCTTGCCGGAGCCGTTGTTCAACGATTGCTGA
- a CDS encoding NAD-dependent epimerase/dehydratase family protein, which yields MTTTPPAPFNRLLLTGAAGGLGKVLRERLRPYANVIRLSDIADIAPAIDDREEVVPCDLADKQAVHQLVEGVDAILHFGGVSTEHSFEEILGANICGVFHIYEAARRHGVKRVIFASSNHVIGFYKQDEVIDAHSPRRPDSYYGLSKSYGEDMASFYFDRYGIETVSVRIGSSFPEPLNRRMMSTWLSFGDLTQLLECALYAPDVGHTVVYGMSDNKNVWWDNRFATCLGYEPQDSSEVFREKIEAQPIPAADDPARVYQGGAFVASGPFGD from the coding sequence ATGACCACTACTCCCCCAGCCCCTTTCAATCGTCTCCTCCTGACCGGTGCCGCCGGTGGCCTCGGTAAAGTCCTGCGCGAACGCCTGCGGCCCTACGCCAATGTGATTCGCCTGTCGGACATCGCCGACATCGCCCCGGCCATCGATGACCGTGAAGAGGTCGTGCCCTGCGATCTGGCAGACAAGCAGGCAGTCCATCAGTTGGTTGAAGGCGTGGACGCGATCCTGCATTTCGGTGGCGTGTCGACGGAGCACTCGTTCGAAGAGATCCTCGGCGCCAACATCTGCGGCGTGTTCCACATTTATGAAGCCGCTCGCCGCCATGGTGTGAAGCGAGTGATTTTCGCCAGTTCCAACCACGTGATCGGCTTCTACAAGCAGGATGAAGTGATCGACGCCCACTCTCCTCGCCGCCCGGACAGCTACTACGGTTTGTCCAAGTCCTATGGCGAAGACATGGCCAGTTTCTACTTCGACCGCTACGGCATCGAGACCGTCAGCGTGCGCATCGGCTCCTCGTTCCCGGAACCGCTGAATCGCCGAATGATGAGCACCTGGTTGAGCTTCGGCGACCTGACGCAATTGCTCGAATGCGCGCTGTACGCCCCTGATGTCGGCCACACCGTGGTCTACGGCATGTCCGACAACAAGAACGTCTGGTGGGACAACCGTTTCGCCACCTGCCTGGGTTATGAACCCCAGGACAGCTCCGAAGTGTTCCGCGAAAAAATCGAAGCCCAACCAATACCAGCCGCTGATGACCCGGCACGGGTCTACCAGGGGGGTGCGTTTGTCGCGTCCGGCCCGTTCGGCGACTGA
- a CDS encoding OprD family porin encodes MSKLVRNSSVSTPRPTFARRHTLSLIGCSSLALALPMTSHAEGFVDDAKATLNLRNFYINRNFTNPAYPQGKAEEWTQSFILDAKSGFTQGPVGFGLDVLGLYSEKLDGGKGTGGTSLLPIHDDGRPADNYGRLGVALKAKVSKTELKVGEWMPVLPILRSDDGRSLPQTFRGGQLTSTEISGLTLYGGQFRANSPRNDASMEDMFMNGKSAAFTSDRFNFGGGEYAFNEKRTQVGVWYAQLSDIYQQQYFNLSHSQPIGDWTLGANLGYFIGKEDGSALAGDLDNKTAFAMLSAKYGGNTFFVGLQKLSGDDAWMRVNGTSGGTLANDSYNSSYDNAKERSWQLRHDYNFVALGIPGLTMMNRYISGDNVHTGTITDGKEWGRESELAYTVQSGVLKNLNVKWRNASIRKDFSTNEFDENRIIINYPLSLL; translated from the coding sequence GTGAGCAAGCTCGTCCGCAATTCCTCCGTCAGCACCCCTCGCCCAACCTTCGCACGCCGTCACACCCTGAGCCTGATCGGTTGCAGCAGCCTGGCCCTCGCCCTGCCCATGACTAGCCATGCCGAAGGTTTCGTCGATGACGCCAAAGCCACGCTGAACCTGCGCAACTTCTACATCAACCGCAACTTCACCAACCCGGCCTACCCGCAGGGCAAGGCGGAAGAGTGGACGCAAAGTTTCATCCTCGATGCCAAATCCGGATTCACCCAAGGCCCCGTCGGTTTCGGCTTGGATGTGCTGGGCCTGTATTCGGAAAAACTCGACGGTGGCAAAGGCACGGGCGGCACCTCGTTGCTGCCGATTCATGACGACGGCCGCCCGGCCGACAATTACGGGCGCCTGGGTGTGGCGTTGAAAGCTAAAGTCTCGAAAACCGAATTAAAGGTCGGCGAATGGATGCCGGTGTTGCCGATCCTGCGCTCCGACGACGGCCGCTCCCTGCCGCAAACCTTCCGCGGTGGTCAGTTGACGTCCACCGAGATCAGTGGCCTGACGCTCTACGGTGGCCAGTTCCGCGCCAACAGCCCGCGCAACGATGCGAGCATGGAAGACATGTTCATGAACGGCAAATCCGCGGCCTTCACCTCGGACCGCTTCAACTTTGGCGGCGGTGAATATGCCTTCAACGAGAAGCGCACCCAGGTCGGCGTCTGGTACGCGCAACTCAGCGACATTTATCAGCAGCAGTATTTCAACCTGAGCCACAGCCAGCCCATCGGCGACTGGACCCTCGGCGCCAACCTTGGCTACTTCATCGGCAAGGAAGACGGCAGCGCCCTGGCCGGCGACCTCGACAACAAAACCGCGTTCGCCATGCTCTCGGCCAAATACGGCGGCAACACCTTCTTTGTCGGCCTGCAAAAACTCAGCGGCGACGATGCCTGGATGCGGGTCAACGGCACCAGCGGCGGCACCCTGGCTAACGACAGCTATAACTCCAGCTACGACAACGCCAAGGAACGATCCTGGCAGCTGCGTCACGACTACAATTTTGTGGCACTCGGCATTCCCGGCCTGACGATGATGAACCGCTACATCAGCGGCGATAACGTGCACACAGGCACCATCACCGACGGCAAGGAATGGGGCCGCGAATCAGAACTGGCTTACACCGTACAGAGCGGTGTGCTGAAGAACCTCAACGTCAAATGGCGTAACGCGTCGATCCGCAAGGACTTCAGCACCAATGAATTCGACGAAAACCGCATTATCATCAACTACCCGCTTTCGTTGCTGTAA
- the copD gene encoding copper homeostasis membrane protein CopD has translation MTSALVLCRFVHFTVVLLLFGTWVFRPLLVNGNPGHLDQRLTKTTRWLAVTALVTGVSWLLLITASMAGSWDTAFDPSTLRLVLGNTFFGQVWRWHLFLNGLLIALLMSPLRANLPLRIGLASLLLATLAPVGHGAMLDGLYGQLLILNQIIHLTCVGAWLGGLMVLVLILRQPAEHSIKATLQRFSGIGYVLVAGLVMTGLINVRVLTGQFWPTPLLSGFALILLIKVVLVAAMLGLALFNRLRIKHCEQRLPMLKTSVIMEWFLGIGAVAAVSLLGTMPPMIVS, from the coding sequence ATGACGAGCGCGCTGGTGCTGTGCCGCTTTGTGCATTTCACCGTCGTGCTGTTGCTGTTCGGGACGTGGGTGTTCAGGCCGCTGCTGGTCAATGGCAACCCTGGACATCTGGATCAGCGACTGACGAAAACAACCCGCTGGCTGGCGGTGACGGCGCTGGTCACTGGCGTCAGCTGGTTGCTGCTGATCACCGCCAGCATGGCCGGCTCATGGGACACGGCATTCGATCCGTCAACCCTGCGACTGGTACTCGGCAATACATTTTTCGGTCAGGTCTGGCGCTGGCACTTGTTTCTCAATGGGCTGTTGATCGCGCTGCTGATGTCGCCCTTGCGTGCAAACCTGCCCCTGCGAATCGGCCTCGCCAGCCTGCTGCTGGCCACCCTCGCCCCGGTCGGCCACGGGGCCATGCTCGACGGCCTCTACGGCCAATTGCTGATCCTCAATCAAATCATTCACCTGACGTGCGTCGGTGCCTGGCTCGGCGGTTTGATGGTGTTGGTGCTGATCCTGCGGCAGCCGGCAGAGCATTCTATCAAGGCGACCTTGCAACGCTTCAGCGGCATTGGTTACGTCTTGGTGGCGGGGTTGGTGATGACCGGTTTGATCAACGTGCGGGTACTAACCGGGCAATTCTGGCCTACGCCATTGCTATCCGGGTTTGCGCTGATTCTGTTGATCAAGGTTGTGCTCGTCGCGGCGATGCTGGGGCTGGCGTTGTTCAATCGGCTGCGGATCAAGCATTGCGAGCAACGACTGCCAATGCTGAAAACCAGCGTGATCATGGAATGGTTTCTGGGGATTGGCGCGGTGGCGGCGGTTTCCCTGCTGGGGACCATGCCCCCGATGATCGTGAGCTAA
- the copC gene encoding copper homeostasis periplasmic binding protein CopC, with protein sequence MLFKKTLTTVALLGSLFAASSVFAHAHLKDQTPAADSTVSAPSELRLVFSEGVEATFSKVSISKDGSEVPVKGLATEGSDKKTLIVTPAAPLAAGAYKIEWHAVSVDTHKSEGAYSFKVGQ encoded by the coding sequence ATGCTGTTCAAGAAAACCCTGACCACCGTCGCCCTGCTCGGCTCGCTGTTCGCCGCTTCATCGGTGTTTGCCCACGCCCATCTGAAAGACCAGACCCCGGCCGCCGACAGCACGGTGAGCGCACCGTCGGAACTGCGCCTGGTGTTTTCCGAAGGCGTTGAAGCGACCTTTTCCAAGGTCTCGATCAGCAAGGACGGCAGCGAAGTGCCGGTGAAGGGCCTCGCCACCGAAGGCAGCGACAAGAAAACCCTGATCGTCACCCCGGCTGCACCGTTGGCAGCGGGGGCCTACAAAATCGAATGGCACGCGGTGTCGGTCGATACCCACAAAAGCGAAGGCGCCTATAGCTTCAAGGTTGGCCAGTAA
- a CDS encoding TetR/AcrR family transcriptional regulator, whose translation MGNHKIEIRRSNVEKILLGAEKVFAEKGFGGTAMADIAAEVQLPRSNLHYYFSTKSELYSAVLLGLLEVWKQDALCFEMFDDPRVVLSSYIRAKMNHSRSRPYGSKVWANEIIHGAPTLGEKLDVSLYDWAKMKEAKIRQWVDDKRILPVEPSSLLYMIWASTQHYADFDHQVNILNDHQPLSDMQFERAVQTVTSVILRGIGLEP comes from the coding sequence ATGGGCAATCACAAGATCGAGATTCGTCGCAGTAACGTCGAGAAAATTCTGTTGGGAGCCGAAAAGGTTTTCGCCGAAAAAGGTTTCGGCGGCACTGCCATGGCCGACATCGCTGCCGAAGTGCAACTGCCGCGCTCCAACCTGCATTACTACTTCAGCACCAAGAGCGAGCTGTACAGCGCTGTGCTGTTGGGTCTGCTGGAAGTGTGGAAACAGGACGCCCTGTGCTTCGAGATGTTCGACGACCCGCGCGTGGTGCTCAGCAGCTACATCCGCGCCAAGATGAACCACTCCCGCAGCCGGCCTTACGGCTCCAAAGTCTGGGCCAACGAAATCATCCATGGTGCGCCAACGCTGGGTGAGAAACTGGACGTCAGTCTGTACGACTGGGCCAAGATGAAAGAAGCGAAAATTCGCCAGTGGGTAGACGACAAACGCATCCTGCCGGTGGAACCTTCGAGCCTGCTGTACATGATCTGGGCGTCGACCCAGCACTACGCCGACTTTGATCATCAGGTGAATATTCTGAATGACCACCAGCCATTGTCGGACATGCAGTTCGAGCGGGCGGTGCAGACGGTGACGAGTGTGATCTTGCGGGGGATTGGGTTGGAGCCCTAA
- the preA gene encoding NAD-dependent dihydropyrimidine dehydrogenase subunit PreA: MADLSIVFAGIKAPNPFWLASAPPTDKAYNVVRAFEAGWGGVVWKTLGEDPAAVNVSSRYSAHFGANREVVGFNNIELITDRSLEINLREITQVKKDWPDRALIVSLMVPCVEESWKTILPLVEATGADGIELNFGCPHGMPERGMGAAVGQVPEYVEQVTRWCKTYCSLPVIVKLTPNITDIRVAARAAHRGGADAVSLINTINSITSVNLERMVANPAVGSQSTHGGYCGSAVKPIALNMVAEIARDPQTQGLPISGIGGIGSWRDAAEFIALGSGSVQVCTAAMLHGFRIVEEMKDGLSRWMDSQGYASVSEFSGRAVGNTTDWKYLDINYQVIARIDQEACIGCGRCHIACEDTSHQAVASLKQADGTHKYEVIDDECVGCNLCQITCPVQDCIEMVPMENGKPFLDWNHDPRNPYHVSP; encoded by the coding sequence ATGGCCGATCTCTCGATTGTCTTCGCCGGCATCAAAGCCCCCAATCCGTTCTGGCTGGCCTCCGCGCCACCCACCGACAAGGCCTACAACGTGGTCCGCGCCTTCGAGGCCGGCTGGGGTGGCGTGGTCTGGAAAACCCTGGGTGAAGACCCGGCGGCGGTTAACGTGTCGTCGCGTTACTCGGCACACTTTGGTGCCAATCGCGAAGTGGTGGGCTTCAACAACATCGAACTGATCACCGATCGCTCGCTGGAGATCAACCTGCGGGAAATCACTCAGGTCAAAAAAGACTGGCCGGACCGCGCGCTGATCGTGTCGCTGATGGTGCCCTGCGTCGAAGAATCCTGGAAAACCATCCTGCCACTGGTGGAAGCCACCGGCGCCGATGGCATCGAACTGAACTTCGGTTGCCCGCACGGGATGCCGGAGCGCGGCATGGGCGCGGCGGTCGGCCAGGTGCCGGAGTACGTCGAACAGGTCACCCGTTGGTGCAAGACGTACTGCTCGCTGCCGGTAATCGTCAAGCTCACGCCGAACATCACCGACATTCGCGTCGCCGCCCGCGCGGCCCATCGCGGTGGTGCGGATGCGGTGTCGTTGATCAACACGATCAACTCGATCACCAGCGTCAACCTGGAGCGCATGGTCGCCAATCCCGCCGTGGGCAGTCAAAGCACCCACGGCGGATATTGCGGTTCGGCGGTCAAGCCCATTGCGCTGAACATGGTCGCCGAAATTGCCCGCGACCCACAGACCCAAGGCCTGCCAATCTCCGGCATTGGCGGCATCGGCAGCTGGCGCGACGCGGCGGAATTCATTGCGCTGGGCAGCGGCTCGGTGCAGGTGTGCACGGCGGCGATGCTGCATGGCTTTCGGATTGTCGAGGAGATGAAGGACGGTTTATCGCGCTGGATGGACAGTCAGGGCTATGCCAGCGTGTCGGAATTTTCCGGGCGTGCGGTGGGCAACACCACGGACTGGAAGTATCTGGACATCAACTATCAAGTGATTGCCAGGATTGACCAGGAGGCCTGCATCGGTTGCGGTCGTTGCCACATTGCTTGCGAAGACACTTCGCACCAGGCGGTTGCGAGCCTTAAGCAGGCGGACGGGACGCATAAATATGAAGTGATTGATGATGAGTGCGTGGGGTGCAATCTGTGTCAGATCACGTGCCCGGTGCAGGATTGTATCGAGATGGTGCCGATGGAGAATGGGAAGCCGTTTCTGGATTGGAATCATGATCCGCGCAATCCCTACCATGTCAGCCCTTGA
- a CDS encoding NAD(P)-dependent oxidoreductase, whose protein sequence is MIKTLNHLPHPHENAAALAGHFTDLAPPLNDRQAHLEASRCLYCYDAPCVNACPSEIDIPSFIRNIHQENVQGAAQKILSANILGGSCARVCPTEVLCQQACVRNNDHECAPVLIGLLQRYAVDNAHFSEHPFTRAASTGKRIAVVGAGPAGLSCAHRSAMHGHDVVIFEAREKAGGLNEYGIAKYKLVDDYAQKELEFLLEIGGIEIRHGQKLGENLTLSDLHQQFDAVFLGLGLAASKQLGLAHEDAPGLLAATDYIRELRQADDLTQLPLADRCIVLGAGNTAIDMAVQMARLGARDVNLVYRRGVDEMGATGHEQDIAKANQVRLLTWAQPEEVLLDDQGNVRGMRFARTHLVDGRLQTTGETFELAADAIFKAIGQAFDASALADPLARELKRQGERIQVDENLRTSIPGVYAGGDCTSLDQDLTVQAVQHGKRAAEAINTQLMLNVEAA, encoded by the coding sequence GTGATCAAGACCCTGAACCACCTCCCGCATCCGCACGAGAATGCGGCCGCCCTCGCCGGCCATTTCACCGATCTGGCGCCACCGCTCAACGACCGCCAGGCCCATCTGGAAGCCTCGCGCTGCCTGTATTGCTACGACGCGCCATGCGTGAATGCCTGTCCGAGCGAGATCGACATTCCGTCGTTCATCCGCAATATCCACCAGGAAAACGTTCAGGGTGCCGCGCAGAAAATCCTCTCGGCGAACATCCTCGGCGGCAGTTGCGCCCGGGTGTGCCCGACGGAAGTGCTTTGCCAGCAAGCCTGCGTGCGCAACAACGACCATGAATGCGCACCGGTGCTGATCGGCCTGTTGCAACGTTACGCCGTCGACAATGCCCACTTCAGCGAACACCCCTTCACGCGTGCGGCCTCAACCGGCAAGCGCATCGCCGTGGTGGGCGCCGGCCCGGCCGGTTTGTCCTGCGCTCATCGCAGTGCCATGCACGGTCATGACGTGGTGATTTTCGAGGCACGGGAAAAGGCTGGCGGCCTCAACGAATACGGGATCGCCAAGTACAAACTGGTGGATGACTACGCGCAGAAGGAGCTTGAGTTCCTATTGGAAATCGGCGGGATCGAAATCCGCCACGGGCAGAAACTTGGAGAGAACCTGACGCTCAGCGATCTGCATCAGCAATTCGATGCGGTGTTCCTCGGCCTCGGCCTGGCCGCCAGCAAACAGCTGGGTCTTGCTCATGAAGATGCACCGGGCCTGCTCGCCGCTACTGACTACATCCGCGAACTGCGTCAGGCCGATGACCTGACTCAACTTCCCCTCGCTGACCGTTGTATCGTTTTGGGCGCCGGCAACACCGCCATCGACATGGCCGTGCAAATGGCACGTCTGGGGGCACGCGACGTCAATCTGGTGTACCGCCGCGGTGTCGATGAAATGGGCGCGACAGGTCACGAACAGGACATCGCCAAGGCCAATCAGGTGCGGTTGTTGACTTGGGCTCAACCGGAAGAAGTGCTACTCGATGATCAAGGCAACGTGCGCGGCATGCGCTTCGCCCGCACTCACCTGGTAGACGGTCGCCTGCAAACCACCGGCGAAACCTTCGAACTGGCCGCAGATGCGATCTTCAAAGCCATCGGCCAGGCCTTCGACGCCAGCGCCCTCGCCGACCCGCTGGCCCGTGAACTCAAGCGTCAAGGCGAGCGGATTCAAGTGGACGAAAACCTGCGCACCAGCATCCCCGGCGTGTACGCCGGCGGTGACTGCACCAGTCTCGATCAGGACCTCACCGTGCAGGCCGTGCAACACGGCAAACGGGCCGCCGAGGCGATCAACACCCAACTCATGCTCAACGTGGAGGCTGCGTAA
- the hydA gene encoding dihydropyrimidinase → MSLLIRGATVITHDESYRADVYCADGVIKAIGENLDVPAGAEVLDGSGQYLMPGGIDPHTHMQLPFMGTVASEDFFSGTAAGLAGGTTSIIDFVIPNPQQSLMEAFHQWRGWAEKSASDYGFHVAITWWSEQVREEMAELVSQHGVNSFKHFMAYKNAIMAADDTLVASFERCLELGAVPTVHAENGELVYHLQRKLMAQGMTGPEAHPLSRPSQVEGEAASRAIRIAETLGTPLYLVHVSTKEALDEITYARSKGQQVYGEVLAGHLLLDDSVYQHPDWQTAAGYVMSPPFRPRGHQEALWHGLQSGNLHTTATDHCCFCAEQKAAGRDDFSKIPNGTAGIEDRMAVLWDEGVNTGRLSMQHFVALTSTNTAKIFNLYPRKGAIRVGADADLVLWDPEGTRTISAQTHHQQVDFNIFEGKTVRGVPSHTVSQGRVVWADGDLRAERGAGRYVERPAYPAVFDLLSKRAELNKPVAVKR, encoded by the coding sequence ATGTCTCTGTTGATCCGTGGCGCCACCGTTATTACCCATGATGAGAGTTATCGCGCCGACGTCTATTGCGCCGACGGCGTGATCAAAGCCATCGGTGAAAATCTTGATGTTCCGGCGGGTGCCGAAGTGCTCGACGGCAGTGGCCAATACCTGATGCCCGGCGGCATCGATCCGCACACGCACATGCAACTGCCCTTCATGGGTACGGTGGCCAGCGAAGACTTCTTCAGCGGCACCGCGGCGGGACTTGCCGGTGGCACGACGTCGATCATCGACTTTGTGATTCCCAACCCGCAGCAATCCTTGATGGAAGCGTTTCATCAGTGGCGCGGTTGGGCCGAGAAGTCGGCGTCGGATTACGGTTTCCATGTCGCGATCACCTGGTGGAGCGAACAGGTGCGCGAGGAAATGGCCGAGCTGGTCAGCCAGCACGGGGTCAACAGCTTCAAGCATTTCATGGCCTACAAGAACGCGATCATGGCCGCCGACGACACCCTGGTAGCGAGTTTCGAGCGCTGCCTGGAGTTGGGCGCGGTGCCGACCGTGCATGCGGAAAACGGTGAGCTGGTCTATCACCTGCAACGCAAGTTGATGGCCCAGGGCATGACCGGCCCGGAAGCGCATCCGTTGTCGCGCCCTTCGCAGGTGGAAGGTGAAGCGGCCAGTCGGGCGATCCGCATTGCCGAAACGTTAGGCACGCCGCTGTACCTGGTGCACGTCTCGACCAAGGAAGCCCTCGACGAAATAACCTACGCCCGCAGTAAGGGCCAACAAGTCTACGGCGAAGTCCTGGCCGGGCATTTACTGCTGGACGACAGCGTCTACCAACACCCGGACTGGCAGACCGCCGCCGGTTACGTGATGAGCCCGCCCTTCCGTCCGCGCGGCCATCAAGAGGCGCTTTGGCACGGCTTGCAATCGGGCAACCTGCACACCACCGCCACCGACCATTGCTGCTTCTGTGCCGAACAAAAAGCGGCTGGCCGTGACGACTTCAGCAAGATCCCAAATGGCACGGCCGGTATCGAAGACCGCATGGCAGTGCTCTGGGATGAAGGAGTGAACACCGGGCGTTTGTCGATGCAGCACTTCGTGGCGCTTACCTCCACCAACACCGCAAAAATCTTCAACCTCTACCCGCGCAAAGGCGCGATTCGCGTCGGTGCGGACGCAGACCTGGTGCTGTGGGATCCAGAAGGTACGCGGACGATTTCAGCGCAGACTCACCATCAGCAAGTGGACTTCAACATCTTCGAAGGCAAGACCGTACGCGGTGTGCCGAGCCACACCGTCAGCCAGGGCCGGGTGGTGTGGGCCGATGGTGATTTGCGCGCCGAGCGCGGTGCCGGGCGGTATGTCGAGCGGCCGGCATATCCGGCGGTGTTTGATTTGCTGAGCAAGCGGGCTGAGTTGAACAAGCCTGTTGCCGTGAAACGCTGA
- a CDS encoding NCS1 family nucleobase:cation symporter-1, with amino-acid sequence MQQIRSQVTERDGLFELEAGSDVLDSPRYNHDMAPTKVHERTWNKWHITALWVGMAICVPTYTLGGVLTAHFGLSVGEALLAILFANIIVLIPLTLNAFPGTKYGIPFPVLLRSSFGILGSNIPCLIRALVACGWFGIQTMFGGLAIHLFLGSVFDGWKSLGGTGEVIGFMVFWALNLWVVIRGADSIKWLETLSAPLLVLVGVGLLVWAMPNVSMTELMAIPAKRPEGASVASYFAAGLTAMVGFWATLSLNIPDFSRFAKSQKDQIVGQIIGLPLTMFLFASLGVVMTAASVKLVGVTVSDPVTLIGHIQSPVWVALAMALIIIATLSTNTAANIVSPTNDFQNVAPKFINRTKAVMLTGLVGLALMAHELLKKLGLIVSDLSLETVYSNWLLGYSSLLGPIAGIMVVDYFLIKKQQLDLAGLYRDDVYPAWNWFGFIAFGVPVALTLLSLGSDAFSWFYDYGWFTGSVLGGLIYYGLCSMRPSPSIAKSTV; translated from the coding sequence ATGCAACAGATCAGATCGCAAGTGACCGAGCGCGACGGCTTGTTTGAGCTCGAAGCCGGCAGTGACGTCCTCGACAGCCCCCGTTACAACCACGACATGGCACCGACCAAGGTGCACGAACGAACCTGGAACAAATGGCACATCACCGCGTTATGGGTGGGCATGGCGATTTGCGTGCCGACCTACACCCTCGGCGGTGTGCTCACTGCGCATTTCGGCCTGAGCGTCGGCGAAGCGCTGCTGGCTATTCTGTTCGCCAACATCATCGTCTTGATCCCGTTGACCCTGAACGCCTTTCCCGGCACCAAGTACGGCATTCCGTTTCCGGTGTTGTTGCGTTCGTCCTTCGGCATCCTCGGTTCGAACATTCCGTGCCTGATCCGGGCGCTGGTGGCGTGTGGCTGGTTCGGCATTCAGACGATGTTCGGCGGGCTGGCCATTCACCTGTTTCTCGGCTCGGTGTTCGACGGTTGGAAATCCCTCGGCGGTACCGGTGAAGTGATCGGCTTCATGGTGTTCTGGGCCTTGAACCTGTGGGTGGTGATTCGCGGCGCGGACTCGATCAAATGGCTGGAAACCCTCTCGGCACCGTTGTTGGTGCTGGTGGGCGTGGGGCTGCTGGTGTGGGCGATGCCGAACGTGTCGATGACCGAGTTGATGGCGATCCCGGCCAAGCGTCCGGAAGGGGCCAGCGTGGCCAGTTACTTTGCCGCCGGGCTGACCGCCATGGTCGGGTTCTGGGCCACCTTGTCCCTGAACATTCCGGATTTCAGCCGCTTTGCGAAAAGCCAGAAGGACCAGATCGTCGGGCAGATTATCGGCTTGCCCCTGACCATGTTTCTGTTCGCCTCCCTCGGCGTGGTGATGACCGCCGCCTCGGTAAAACTGGTGGGCGTCACCGTCTCCGATCCGGTCACCCTGATCGGGCATATCCAGAGCCCGGTCTGGGTGGCACTGGCCATGGCGCTGATCATCATCGCCACGCTGTCGACCAACACCGCGGCCAACATCGTTTCGCCGACCAATGATTTCCAGAACGTTGCACCTAAATTCATCAACCGCACCAAAGCGGTGATGCTCACCGGCCTGGTCGGTTTGGCGCTGATGGCCCATGAGCTGTTGAAGAAGCTCGGTTTGATCGTCTCGGATTTAAGCCTGGAGACGGTGTATTCCAACTGGTTGCTGGGCTATTCGAGCCTGTTGGGCCCGATCGCCGGAATCATGGTGGTGGACTATTTCCTGATCAAGAAACAGCAACTGGACCTGGCTGGCCTCTATCGCGATGACGTTTACCCGGCGTGGAACTGGTTCGGGTTCATTGCCTTTGGAGTGCCGGTGGCGCTGACGCTGCTGTCGCTCGGCAGCGATGCATTCAGCTGGTTCTACGACTATGGCTGGTTCACCGGCTCGGTGCTGGGTGGGCTGATTTATTACGGGTTGTGCTCGATGCGCCCCAGCCCATCAATCGCAAAATCCACGGTTTGA